In Bythopirellula goksoeyrii, a single window of DNA contains:
- a CDS encoding universal stress protein — protein MKLKSIMCPTDYSSFSEAALGYASLLASESGARLYIVHVDEEFPTYVPGYGGYGISVEPTDQQEKEARAMLEQVVPTIPDVQYEHRFLIGAPEREILTFAKNENVDLIVLGSHGRTGLARVLMGSVAEGIVRHATCPVLTVKHPMAVQSASSTTPESAVNEK, from the coding sequence ATGAAACTAAAGTCTATCATGTGTCCGACTGACTACTCTAGTTTTAGCGAAGCAGCACTCGGCTATGCGTCGCTGCTGGCATCAGAATCGGGAGCCCGACTTTACATCGTTCACGTCGATGAAGAATTCCCCACATACGTTCCAGGTTATGGAGGATACGGCATTTCAGTCGAACCGACAGACCAACAGGAGAAGGAGGCGCGGGCTATGCTCGAACAAGTTGTCCCTACGATTCCCGATGTCCAGTACGAACATCGATTCCTAATCGGCGCTCCCGAAAGAGAAATCCTTACATTTGCGAAGAATGAAAACGTCGACTTGATCGTCCTGGGTTCGCATGGCCGAACAGGCTTGGCTCGGGTCTTGATGGGCAGCGTTGCCGAGGGCATTGTTCGCCACGCGACCTGTCCAGTGTTGACCGTCAAACACCCCATGGCGGTACAATCGGCCTCGAGTACAACTCCTGAGAGCGCTGTCAACGAGAAGTGA
- a CDS encoding FG-GAP-like repeat-containing protein has translation MQSLANELLQVLRNHMQCAKSLGSRSTHFRQHSTKLLHIEHLEPRIALAVQAAFGESSVALGLGGLRGSDSEFHAGGLTFTDLNRDGYADLYLIGPSIRGNRLYINVDDGVGGRTFVRAAGDGGMSYTAGDSSGSVAADYDNDGDLDIFLTNFGNGPHDPDGADNILFKNMWMEDHPTGVGDPLSLRFIDVTASTDPTPTDPAGDIQHGLARAEFHNPNPLFDTHILNHTISAAWADVNRDGWVDIYVGSWDGTNGNPAESHDGKLGERDTLYLNNGDGTFTDVTMSPDGSVPASLISDGSFENSTHNSQTSNSAWTLNGPSGTALFWGDSSSTFAASSGQKGVWFRGFAGNQLNPIDANVSQVVVAPEDGDYTLQFDARVEQSFANVASDFRVTVTSDGTGGSATTGNLLTLAPDFKFNTYSLTLTGVTAGDNLTIVAEMLDADGSTQPAAVSDGSFENATPDSQVSNSAWTINAPNNTALFWEAPWVSSSGTKGVWFRGFAGNAANPIDASVSQVVVAAQDGDYTLEFDARVEQNLARVAGGFQVTVTSDGTGGSATTGNLLTVAPDFDFNTYTLTLSGVSAGDNLTIVAEMLDTTGGSGSARSGMVDAFRFTGGSGMVDGFQFVNPDAWQQVGGWEYEDGSYNNPSVPAEFSGHNALQFADFNNDGWQDLIVATMGGAATSPTRDMLYLNRGVNAAGDWLGFVMVSYDINFGGSEGSDMGVTVADIDNDGDFDYFSTLLPDAHPIWINNLVDTGSLSFSRTTINNTFSWGANFHDFDNNGRVDLLVGTEIGERSYLHLQQDNGLFSEEGATSGFTALHSTRGVAVADYDRDGWSDTAMWHWSGAVNPGILFYENNSASLNPNFHFLTLELEGDPTLPGQFKSTRDAIGARVYVTADFDGSGVVDADETRMEEVLSGHSQAATTSSLAVEFGLGLATSADVRIVWSSGRETLLENVAANQFLQIKEQAGNADFDNDGDVDGRDFLIWQRGFGTTNANLTDGDADGDQDVDDDDGNVWAAQYGSTSPMVASLSVSDEHETSNPIPEHDELVGAAMAVAFSNQSIATINDLAIEELFQTEGDSLNSSSNLIDKLPEVRNSDNSLTKKFASEEDRFVDLALQFENFDRLLAGIFFD, from the coding sequence ATGCAATCATTGGCCAATGAACTTCTGCAGGTACTTCGTAATCACATGCAGTGTGCCAAATCTCTAGGGTCACGTTCGACTCACTTTCGACAGCATTCGACAAAACTACTTCACATCGAGCACTTAGAGCCGCGGATCGCGCTAGCCGTTCAAGCGGCTTTTGGCGAATCGTCTGTTGCTTTGGGGCTCGGCGGACTGCGCGGCAGTGACAGTGAGTTCCACGCCGGCGGGTTGACATTCACTGATCTGAATCGCGACGGGTACGCGGATCTATACCTCATCGGTCCCTCGATACGCGGCAACCGGCTTTACATCAACGTCGACGACGGCGTTGGCGGCCGCACGTTTGTCCGTGCCGCGGGTGACGGGGGAATGTCCTACACCGCCGGTGATTCCTCGGGTTCGGTCGCAGCCGACTACGACAACGACGGCGACTTGGACATCTTTCTCACCAATTTTGGCAACGGTCCTCATGATCCCGATGGGGCCGACAATATCCTCTTCAAAAACATGTGGATGGAAGATCACCCCACCGGTGTGGGCGATCCTCTCTCACTGCGTTTTATTGATGTGACAGCCTCGACGGATCCGACCCCCACCGACCCGGCGGGAGATATTCAACACGGTTTGGCCAGAGCCGAGTTTCACAATCCCAATCCCCTGTTCGACACGCACATCTTGAACCATACGATCTCGGCTGCGTGGGCCGATGTGAATCGCGACGGTTGGGTCGACATCTACGTCGGCAGTTGGGACGGCACTAACGGAAACCCGGCAGAATCGCACGACGGCAAACTCGGCGAACGGGACACGCTCTATCTGAACAACGGCGATGGCACGTTCACCGACGTCACCATGAGCCCCGATGGGTCCGTACCTGCTTCACTCATTAGCGACGGCAGCTTTGAAAATTCCACTCACAACAGCCAGACGAGCAACAGTGCTTGGACGTTGAACGGGCCCAGCGGCACAGCACTATTCTGGGGGGATTCGAGTAGCACATTTGCAGCCAGCAGTGGCCAAAAGGGCGTTTGGTTTCGCGGTTTTGCAGGTAACCAATTAAACCCCATCGATGCCAACGTGTCTCAAGTCGTGGTCGCTCCGGAGGACGGCGACTACACACTACAGTTTGACGCTAGAGTAGAGCAAAGCTTTGCCAACGTCGCCAGCGATTTTCGAGTAACGGTTACCTCGGATGGCACTGGCGGATCCGCTACCACCGGCAACCTGTTGACGCTCGCTCCTGATTTCAAATTTAACACATACTCACTGACTTTAACTGGCGTCACAGCAGGGGACAATTTGACGATCGTCGCCGAAATGCTGGACGCCGACGGATCGACTCAACCGGCGGCCGTCAGTGATGGTAGCTTTGAGAATGCCACTCCCGACAGCCAGGTAAGCAATAGCGCCTGGACGATCAACGCGCCAAACAACACGGCACTTTTTTGGGAGGCACCTTGGGTCTCCAGCTCCGGCACAAAAGGCGTTTGGTTCCGTGGATTTGCCGGCAACGCTGCCAATCCGATCGATGCGAGTGTCTCGCAGGTTGTCGTCGCCGCACAGGATGGAGACTACACGCTGGAATTCGACGCCAGAGTCGAGCAGAATTTAGCGAGAGTGGCCGGCGGGTTTCAGGTAACGGTCACGTCCGATGGCACCGGCGGATCGGCTACTACTGGTAACCTGCTGACGGTCGCTCCCGACTTCGATTTCAACACCTACACATTAACCCTTTCAGGTGTTTCGGCAGGTGACAATTTAACCATTGTTGCCGAAATGCTCGACACCACGGGAGGCTCGGGATCTGCAAGGTCCGGCATGGTAGATGCGTTCCGCTTTACTGGCGGCTCAGGCATGGTAGATGGGTTTCAATTTGTAAATCCTGACGCCTGGCAGCAGGTCGGCGGCTGGGAATATGAGGACGGATCCTACAACAACCCCAGCGTTCCCGCTGAATTCAGCGGTCACAACGCATTGCAGTTCGCCGATTTTAACAACGACGGTTGGCAGGATTTGATCGTAGCCACGATGGGTGGCGCCGCCACATCTCCAACTCGCGACATGCTCTACCTCAATCGGGGCGTCAATGCCGCCGGCGATTGGCTTGGCTTTGTCATGGTGTCCTACGACATCAACTTCGGCGGCTCGGAGGGGAGCGATATGGGGGTCACAGTCGCCGACATCGACAACGATGGCGACTTTGATTATTTCTCGACGTTGCTGCCCGATGCACATCCGATTTGGATCAACAACCTCGTCGACACAGGCAGTCTCAGCTTCAGCCGAACAACGATCAACAACACGTTCTCCTGGGGAGCCAACTTTCACGATTTCGATAACAACGGCCGCGTCGATCTCCTGGTTGGAACCGAGATCGGCGAGCGATCCTATTTGCATCTCCAACAAGACAATGGCCTCTTTTCTGAAGAGGGCGCCACTTCAGGTTTCACGGCACTGCATTCCACCCGCGGCGTGGCTGTGGCCGACTACGATCGAGATGGGTGGAGCGATACGGCGATGTGGCATTGGAGCGGCGCAGTGAACCCCGGCATCCTCTTTTACGAGAACAACTCCGCTTCACTGAACCCGAACTTCCACTTTCTCACGCTTGAACTGGAAGGCGATCCCACGTTGCCGGGGCAATTCAAAAGCACCCGCGACGCCATTGGTGCCCGAGTTTATGTGACCGCCGATTTCGATGGCAGTGGTGTCGTCGACGCAGATGAGACCCGAATGGAAGAAGTCCTGTCTGGGCATTCCCAGGCAGCAACGACCAGCAGCCTCGCAGTTGAGTTTGGACTCGGGTTGGCAACGAGTGCCGATGTGCGAATCGTCTGGAGCAGTGGCCGCGAAACGCTGCTAGAGAACGTGGCAGCCAATCAGTTTTTGCAGATTAAGGAGCAAGCTGGCAATGCAGATTTCGACAACGACGGTGACGTCGATGGGCGAGATTTTCTCATTTGGCAGAGAGGTTTCGGTACAACCAATGCTAATCTAACAGATGGCGATGCCGATGGGGATCAGGACGTGGACGACGACGATGGAAATGTGTGGGCTGCCCAATATGGTTCCACCTCACCGATGGTCGCCTCATTGTCCGTATCGGACGAGCATGAGACCTCCAACCCAATTCCAGAACATGACGAACTCGTCGGTGCCGCCATGGCCGTGGCCTTCTCTAATCAATCCATTGCTACAATCAACGACCTGGCAATTGAAGAACTATTTCAGACAGAGGGCGATTCTCTGAATTCGTCCAGTAATCTCATCGATAAATTGCCAGAAGTTCGGAATTCGGATAACAGTCTGACGAAGAAATTCGCTTCTGAAGAGGATCGCTTTGTAGACCTCGCGTTGCAATTTGAGAATTTCGATCGCCTTTTGGCAGGGATATTCTTTGATTAA
- the mqnC gene encoding cyclic dehypoxanthinyl futalosine synthase — MIAEASTQYLLDKAVAGERLEPIEGLRLLQSRDLAAIGRAADEVTRRLHPENYRTYNIDRNINYTNVCTAVCDFCAFYRSPKSAEGYVLEREELLSKIQETVELGGDQILLQGGLHPDFQLEWYEQLLHDIKEQFSQVNVHGFSPPEIHHFTKIAKLPLREVLTRLKAAGLGSLPGGGAEILVDRVRHEITRGKVLTDDWLNVNRVWHELGGRSTATMMFGHVETLAERIEHLERLRQLQDETGGFTAFICWTFQPDHTDMSDIPPAGSFEYLKTNAVARLYLDNFANLQSSWVTQGLKIGQMALLYGANDMGSLMIEENVVAEAGTVHHLSLEQIRTAISDLGYVPRQRNVFYEPIDDEVTTLVPHSRQNPHILPIVN, encoded by the coding sequence ATGATTGCAGAAGCATCAACACAGTATCTACTCGACAAAGCGGTCGCTGGTGAGCGATTGGAGCCGATTGAGGGTTTGCGCTTACTTCAATCGAGGGATCTGGCAGCGATCGGGCGTGCCGCCGACGAAGTCACCCGCCGCCTGCATCCTGAGAACTATCGCACGTATAACATCGATCGAAACATCAACTACACAAACGTTTGCACAGCGGTCTGCGATTTTTGCGCCTTCTATCGCTCGCCAAAATCTGCTGAAGGCTATGTGCTTGAGCGCGAAGAATTGCTGTCCAAGATTCAGGAAACGGTGGAACTCGGGGGTGATCAGATACTGCTGCAAGGAGGACTGCATCCCGATTTCCAACTCGAATGGTACGAGCAATTGTTACACGATATCAAAGAGCAATTTTCTCAGGTCAATGTTCATGGATTCAGTCCCCCAGAGATCCATCACTTCACCAAGATAGCTAAGCTTCCCTTGCGAGAAGTGCTCACTCGCCTAAAGGCGGCTGGATTGGGTAGTCTACCTGGTGGAGGGGCTGAGATACTCGTTGATCGCGTTCGTCATGAGATCACTCGTGGCAAGGTCCTCACGGACGATTGGTTAAATGTGAATCGCGTCTGGCATGAGCTTGGCGGTCGCAGCACGGCCACCATGATGTTTGGCCACGTTGAAACCTTGGCCGAACGGATTGAACATCTTGAACGCTTGCGACAACTGCAAGACGAAACCGGTGGCTTTACGGCATTCATCTGTTGGACTTTCCAGCCAGATCATACGGACATGTCGGACATCCCGCCGGCTGGTTCCTTTGAGTATTTGAAGACCAATGCCGTTGCCAGGCTCTATCTGGACAATTTTGCAAACCTGCAATCGAGCTGGGTAACTCAGGGATTGAAAATTGGACAAATGGCTCTACTCTATGGAGCAAACGATATGGGGAGCTTGATGATTGAGGAAAACGTGGTGGCAGAGGCGGGGACAGTTCACCACCTGAGCCTGGAGCAGATCCGCACAGCCATCAGTGACCTAGGTTACGTGCCTCGACAGCGAAATGTCTTCTACGAACCCATCGACGACGAAGTCACTACGCTTGTTCCGCATAGTCGCCAAAACCCGCACATTTTGCCCATCGTAAATTGA
- a CDS encoding alcohol dehydrogenase catalytic domain-containing protein has product MVLRRIAPLGFHAAPLEYTEIPIPEARPNEVLIKVSTCGVCHTELDEIEGRTAPPQFPIVLGHEVVGSITNRGSLATKFNLGDRVGVGWIHSSSGAEDENLSERFCATGRDVNGGYADYMTAPEDYVYPIPPDFTDEQAAPLLCAGAIGYRALKLTKIVNGERLGLTGFGGSAHLVLQLVRHVYPESPVYVFARDADQRDLAISLGAAWTGDTADRSPESLHAIIDTTPAWKPVVESLANLLPGGRLVINAIRKQEDDKDALLNLSYHQHLWMERGLKSVANITRHDISEFLPLAAEAGLRPVTQTYTLEDANQAILDLKFGRVRGAKVLSVN; this is encoded by the coding sequence ATGGTCCTGCGAAGAATCGCACCTCTAGGGTTCCACGCGGCACCCCTGGAATACACAGAGATTCCAATTCCAGAGGCACGGCCAAACGAAGTACTCATCAAAGTTTCCACCTGCGGCGTCTGCCATACAGAACTTGACGAGATCGAAGGACGAACTGCACCACCGCAGTTTCCCATCGTGCTGGGCCACGAAGTTGTCGGCAGCATCACAAATCGTGGCAGCCTTGCCACAAAATTCAACCTGGGCGATCGTGTTGGAGTCGGCTGGATTCATTCTTCAAGCGGCGCCGAGGATGAAAACTTGAGCGAAAGATTCTGCGCCACTGGTCGTGACGTCAACGGTGGCTACGCCGATTACATGACGGCGCCCGAGGATTATGTATACCCCATTCCCCCGGACTTCACCGATGAGCAAGCCGCTCCACTGTTGTGCGCGGGTGCGATCGGCTACCGAGCTCTGAAGCTGACCAAAATCGTCAATGGCGAACGACTCGGACTGACTGGATTTGGAGGATCCGCACATCTGGTGCTGCAGCTTGTTCGGCATGTTTATCCCGAATCGCCAGTGTATGTTTTTGCAAGAGACGCCGACCAGCGCGACTTGGCGATCTCGCTTGGGGCAGCATGGACAGGCGATACAGCCGATCGTTCTCCCGAAAGCCTGCACGCCATCATCGATACGACACCCGCGTGGAAGCCGGTCGTAGAATCTTTGGCGAATCTGCTCCCTGGAGGTCGATTGGTCATCAACGCGATTCGTAAACAGGAAGACGACAAAGATGCATTGTTGAATCTAAGCTATCACCAACACCTCTGGATGGAACGCGGGCTCAAGTCGGTAGCCAACATCACACGACACGATATTTCCGAGTTTCTCCCGCTCGCTGCAGAGGCCGGCCTCCGGCCAGTAACCCAGACATACACACTGGAAGATGCAAACCAAGCGATTTTGGACCTCAAGTTTGGGCGAGTTCGAGGTGCCAAGGTCCTTTCCGTGAATTAG
- a CDS encoding globin, giving the protein MMYESPSSRPNAIDDVTASYHRCRASDDFIGTFYKKFLSKSPEVADKFLHTDFTRQKLMLRESLLSMLTYNLGSEDARQELERLAERHSHRGIDIPPRLYDYWLDALCEAIEAHDPEYSPELADSWRAAMQAGIDLIVSKY; this is encoded by the coding sequence ATGATGTATGAGTCTCCAAGTTCAAGGCCAAATGCCATTGACGACGTAACTGCCAGTTACCACCGTTGCCGCGCGAGCGATGACTTCATTGGCACGTTTTACAAGAAGTTTCTTTCCAAGTCACCGGAAGTAGCCGATAAATTTCTTCACACCGACTTTACTAGACAGAAGTTGATGTTGCGTGAGTCGTTGTTGTCGATGTTGACCTATAACCTCGGTTCCGAGGATGCACGTCAGGAATTGGAGCGACTGGCAGAACGTCACAGCCACCGTGGCATCGACATTCCGCCCCGATTATACGATTATTGGCTCGATGCACTCTGCGAAGCAATTGAAGCACACGATCCGGAATACTCACCTGAGCTAGCCGATTCGTGGCGGGCTGCGATGCAGGCTGGAATAGACTTGATTGTTTCGAAGTATTGA
- a CDS encoding menaquinone biosynthetic enzyme MqnA/MqnD family protein, whose translation MNDLHQPVSGSLVGPSKALYNHDSITLFQTIPHMSTSPSPNKNCLRIGAVSYLNTKPLVYHLAERLPESQLFFDYPSRLSDALASGDLDIALVPSAELLVHPEWSIVSDACIACRGPVLSVKLLFRVPPAEVQTLAMDEGSRTSCLLAQILLREHQVTTPQLLTLPLGAQPQDVHADAVLIIGDRAIRCDMTEFVEVWDLGDHWCRSTELPFVFAMWVAGPGVDISGAAMAFEEARDEGSRNYPEIAQEQSVAMKLPEELVLEYLSKNLHFKMGKREKQGLDLFFQRATEYNLAPGALDSTSVGLTT comes from the coding sequence ATGAACGACTTACACCAACCCGTGTCAGGAAGCCTAGTCGGCCCTTCAAAGGCCCTCTATAATCATGATTCGATCACGCTGTTTCAGACCATTCCGCACATGTCAACATCCCCATCGCCGAATAAGAATTGTTTGCGAATCGGGGCAGTTTCCTACCTGAACACTAAACCGCTTGTTTATCATCTCGCTGAGAGGTTGCCTGAGTCGCAACTCTTCTTCGACTACCCAAGTCGGCTTTCCGATGCCCTGGCATCAGGCGATTTGGACATCGCGCTCGTTCCTTCAGCAGAGTTGCTGGTTCATCCCGAGTGGTCGATTGTGTCGGATGCTTGCATCGCTTGTCGCGGGCCTGTGCTGAGTGTCAAGCTTCTCTTTCGTGTTCCTCCCGCTGAGGTTCAAACTTTGGCAATGGACGAAGGGTCGAGAACAAGTTGTCTGCTGGCACAAATCCTTCTACGCGAGCATCAAGTCACCACGCCTCAATTGCTCACCTTGCCGCTGGGAGCGCAACCTCAGGATGTCCACGCCGATGCCGTCCTAATAATTGGCGACCGAGCGATACGCTGCGACATGACCGAATTTGTTGAAGTGTGGGATCTTGGAGACCACTGGTGTCGTTCGACGGAATTACCTTTTGTATTTGCAATGTGGGTCGCGGGCCCCGGCGTTGACATATCAGGTGCGGCTATGGCTTTCGAAGAGGCTCGAGACGAAGGGTCTCGCAACTATCCTGAGATCGCACAAGAGCAATCGGTTGCAATGAAATTGCCAGAGGAACTGGTTCTGGAATACCTTTCGAAGAACTTACACTTTAAGATGGGTAAACGCGAAAAGCAGGGCCTGGATTTGTTCTTTCAACGGGCAACAGAATACAATCTCGCGCCTGGAGCCTTGGATTCAACTTCAGTAGGTCTAACAACATGA
- a CDS encoding putative ABC transporter permease subunit, with protein sequence MRTSLVISLSIFFWIGLFVLFYLGFDFVVGQVGLPGATYHAQTVKFVFTLFFMSLQIMLIFSSGIILYGGLYASQETNHLLTMPVRDSRLVLYRFQESLFFSSWGFFLLASPMMIAYGIVVAAPWYYYVYLPWLMISFAYIPCVIGAICCLLLISRVPHLRRIVVGIIALVVVAIAYSSIWHTLDINDADLLGAAWFKQTFRRFEFTRGEWLPSTWLSNGLLEAAREQTQDPGDLPWFESGKYLIVLLSNALFLHVILLWVGGRIYRPSYYALNSRQARETHVHMAWIDRLTEKLLFFLPRETQLLIIKDIRLFRRDPVQWSQFIIFFGLLMLYFANIDRFRQHRQDISVLAWVNIVSFLNLAVVGLILSTFTTRFIYPLISLEGRRFWILGRLPIERDSILWGKFLFAACGSWLPCAGLVLASDVMLRVSMQVIIIHQFICLLLCIGLSGMAVGLGAIMPDFREQSPSKIAAGFGGTLNLVLSAIYILLTVLLTALPCHFYFMANESRLQTQMVPPANLQLWLSLGLVGVVILAAVVTIVPLKYGLRAFRKLEV encoded by the coding sequence ATGCGAACCTCGCTGGTCATCTCCTTAAGCATTTTTTTCTGGATCGGCCTCTTTGTCTTATTCTATCTTGGCTTCGATTTCGTTGTTGGCCAGGTGGGGCTCCCGGGGGCGACGTACCATGCACAGACAGTTAAATTTGTCTTCACACTGTTCTTTATGTCTCTGCAGATCATGCTCATTTTCTCGTCAGGCATCATTCTCTATGGGGGATTGTACGCTTCACAAGAAACGAATCACTTGCTGACAATGCCCGTCAGAGACTCGCGTCTTGTTTTGTACCGCTTTCAGGAATCGCTGTTCTTTAGCAGTTGGGGTTTTTTTCTACTGGCTAGCCCGATGATGATTGCCTACGGCATCGTGGTTGCAGCTCCCTGGTACTACTATGTGTACCTTCCTTGGTTGATGATTTCCTTTGCCTACATTCCTTGCGTGATTGGGGCAATATGTTGCCTGCTTTTGATCAGTCGTGTGCCGCATCTGCGCAGAATCGTTGTGGGAATCATCGCCTTGGTGGTCGTTGCCATCGCTTACAGTTCCATTTGGCATACTCTCGACATAAATGACGCCGATTTGCTGGGAGCGGCTTGGTTTAAGCAGACATTCCGACGTTTTGAATTTACTCGCGGTGAGTGGTTGCCGAGTACCTGGCTAAGTAACGGTCTGCTGGAAGCGGCTCGTGAACAGACTCAGGATCCCGGAGACCTCCCCTGGTTTGAAAGCGGAAAGTACTTAATCGTATTACTTTCGAACGCGCTCTTTCTTCACGTCATTCTTCTTTGGGTGGGAGGTCGGATTTATCGACCCAGCTACTATGCTCTGAATTCACGCCAAGCACGCGAGACACATGTCCATATGGCTTGGATAGACCGACTTACAGAAAAACTACTGTTCTTTTTGCCGAGAGAAACACAACTGCTAATTATCAAAGACATTCGATTGTTTCGACGTGATCCTGTTCAGTGGTCCCAGTTCATTATCTTTTTCGGATTGTTGATGCTGTACTTTGCCAACATCGACCGCTTTCGGCAGCATCGTCAGGACATTAGTGTCCTAGCTTGGGTGAATATCGTCAGCTTTCTCAATCTTGCCGTCGTCGGTCTCATTCTTTCGACATTTACTACACGGTTTATCTATCCGCTTATCAGTTTGGAAGGTCGGCGGTTCTGGATTCTGGGGCGATTACCGATTGAAAGAGATTCCATCCTTTGGGGCAAGTTCCTTTTTGCTGCATGCGGCTCGTGGTTGCCTTGTGCTGGCTTAGTCTTAGCCAGTGATGTCATGCTGAGAGTATCGATGCAGGTAATAATTATCCATCAATTCATTTGCTTGCTACTTTGTATCGGTCTTTCCGGAATGGCAGTCGGCTTAGGTGCTATCATGCCTGACTTTCGAGAGCAGTCTCCTTCCAAGATTGCCGCTGGTTTCGGTGGCACTCTCAATCTTGTTCTGAGCGCCATCTATATCTTGCTGACGGTCTTGTTGACCGCCCTCCCCTGCCATTTTTACTTTATGGCAAACGAAAGCAGATTACAGACTCAGATGGTCCCCCCTGCTAACTTGCAACTCTGGCTGAGCCTGGGGCTGGTCGGTGTCGTGATTTTAGCCGCAGTGGTCACAATCGTCCCATTAAAATATGGGCTTCGTGCCTTTAGAAAACTCGAAGTCTAA
- a CDS encoding ATP-binding cassette domain-containing protein produces MSSESVVVEARSLTKVYSDLRRGEFIALDDLSFKASTGEVFGLLGPNGAGKTTALRILSTVLQPTRGTASVNGFDCVTQPSLVRHHIGFMSANTAVYDRMTAWEMVEYFGRLYGMEEDHLHSRMENLFERLQMQGIRDLLGAKMSTGMKQKVSIARAIVHDPPVLIFDEATSGLDVFVARALLDTVAELREQGKCIVFSTHIMREAERLCDRVAIMHRGKILAEGSVPDLLTEHQGADLEDVFFSLIQDHHIEPALS; encoded by the coding sequence ATGTCATCAGAGAGCGTAGTTGTCGAAGCCCGCTCACTGACAAAAGTATATTCCGACTTGCGCCGTGGGGAATTCATTGCCTTAGACGACCTCAGCTTCAAGGCCTCGACTGGTGAAGTATTTGGGCTTCTGGGGCCCAACGGTGCAGGCAAGACCACCGCCCTGCGAATTCTGAGTACCGTTCTCCAACCCACACGAGGTACGGCAAGCGTCAATGGTTTCGATTGCGTTACCCAACCCTCCCTGGTTCGGCATCATATCGGCTTCATGTCTGCCAATACTGCAGTGTACGACCGGATGACGGCATGGGAGATGGTGGAGTATTTCGGGCGACTCTACGGCATGGAAGAAGATCACTTGCATAGCCGAATGGAAAACCTATTTGAGCGGCTACAAATGCAAGGAATTCGCGACCTCTTGGGAGCGAAGATGTCCACTGGTATGAAGCAAAAAGTGTCCATTGCCCGTGCGATCGTGCATGATCCGCCCGTTCTGATCTTCGACGAGGCCACTAGTGGCCTCGATGTATTCGTGGCTCGTGCCCTGCTAGATACAGTTGCGGAACTCCGCGAACAGGGGAAATGCATCGTATTCTCGACACACATCATGCGTGAAGCGGAACGGCTTTGTGACCGAGTGGCCATCATGCATCGTGGCAAGATTCTTGCCGAAGGAAGCGTGCCGGATTTGCTTACTGAACATCAAGGTGCCGATTTGGAAGATGTCTTCTTTTCTTTGATTCAAGATCACCATATCGAACCTGCGTTGAGCTGA
- a CDS encoding universal stress protein: MASLFNHLLVPLDFTPKNAAALRVALDMAKQNNARVTLMHVVETIDYADDEEIAAFYETLKKRARAKLESYAESFHDAKLSVAVKIVMGKTSRGIVSYAMQKDIDLVILSSHKVKLDEAPKGWATLSYQVSILCQCPVLLVK; the protein is encoded by the coding sequence GTGGCATCACTATTCAATCATCTATTGGTTCCACTAGACTTCACGCCGAAGAACGCGGCGGCACTTCGAGTGGCGCTCGATATGGCGAAACAAAATAATGCGCGAGTGACATTAATGCATGTCGTGGAAACGATCGATTATGCCGATGACGAGGAGATCGCCGCTTTCTATGAGACGCTCAAAAAAAGAGCGCGGGCAAAGCTAGAATCATATGCCGAAAGTTTCCATGATGCGAAGCTGTCGGTGGCCGTCAAGATTGTCATGGGGAAAACCTCCCGAGGCATTGTAAGCTACGCAATGCAAAAGGACATCGACTTGGTCATTCTCAGTTCACACAAGGTCAAGCTGGACGAAGCGCCTAAGGGATGGGCGACCTTGAGCTATCAAGTATCGATTCTCTGCCAATGCCCGGTATTGCTGGTCAAGTGA